One window of the Eucalyptus grandis isolate ANBG69807.140 chromosome 6, ASM1654582v1, whole genome shotgun sequence genome contains the following:
- the LOC104450413 gene encoding protein NOI4 has translation MSEKGQPLPKFGEWDVNDPASAEGFTVIFNKARDEKKTGGKPESPAKANPQVKNSVDPSKPPTKKWFCCIQSPAES, from the exons ATGTCG GAAAAGGGTCAGCCATTACCAAAGTTTGGTGAATGGGATGTGAATGACCCAGCTTCAGCGGAGGGGTTTACTGTCATCTTTAACAAGGCAAGGGATGAAAAAAAGACAGGTGGCAAGCCTGAATCTCCAGCAAAGGCCAACCCTCAAGTCAAAAACTCTGTTGATCCGAGCAAACCTCCAACA AAGAAATGGTTTTGCTGCATTCAGAGCCCAGCAGAATCTTAA
- the LOC104450415 gene encoding uncharacterized protein LOC104450415 isoform X3, whose product MVERRSCLYYLPNSMPIKYAFQGIEGSWFIHLDITCLESLSQPCLQHCIAIADHVSDVCDTDPLKSQSLLLPDKIQRMDKYGAKGSHYSKPLLPQLQRDIHGAKKKKRSNHRWEGCSEENRSNVVDKNWHSRTEENPFTGIQSSPKGTSEVAQLNERKSSPHNEHSNATSSEVISVGGIINRYFTNFSEVNSFGSPSSPDFQSRALRLQSKSKLNYNCPSIQVDTSAEFAVQTPPRLLTTLSSTEPSPGSLSNSVRRSRVGKSLIMASHNFGTLATPRESLVSLCRSRNRKQISQDDLPIKFSVFEISEDDE is encoded by the coding sequence ATGGTGGAGCGAAGGTCATGCCTCTATTACCTGCCCAATTCAATGCCAATAAAATATGCTTTCCAGGGAATTGAAGGGTCCTGGTTTATCCACTTGGATATAACATGTTTAGAAAGTTTAAGTCAGCCATGCTTGCAACACTGCATAGCTATAGCTGATCATGTCTCAGATGTTTGTGACACTGACCCTTTGAAATCTCAGAGCCTTCTCTTGCCCGATAAGATTCAGAGAATGGACAAATATGGAGCCAAGGGATCTCACTACAGTAAACCTCTATTACCACAGCTTCAAAGGGATATTCATGgtgcaaagaaaaagaagagaagtaaCCATAGATGGGAAGGTTGCTCTGAAGAAAATAGATCTAACGTAGTCGACAAGAACTGGCATTCTAGAACTGAAGAAAATCCATTTACTGGCATTCAGAGTTCTCCAAAAGGCACAAGTGAGGTTGCGCAACTGAATGAAAGGAAATCCAGCCCGCATAATGAGCACTCTAACGCAACATCATCAGAAGTTATATCAGTTGGTGGTATCATTAATAGATACTTTACAAATTTCAGTGAGGTGAACAGTTTTGGCAGCCCTTCTAGCCCTGATTTTCAGTCTAGAGCATTAAGACTACAATCGAAGAGTAAACTTAATTATAACTGCCCAAGCATTCAAGTGGATACTTCAGCAGAGTTTGCAGTTCAAACACCCCCAAGACTGTTGACTACCTTGTCTTCAACTGAGCCTAGCCCTGGCAGTTTAAGCAATTCTGTTAGAAGAAGCAGAGTTGGGAAATCCTTAATTATGGCCTCCCATAATTTTGGTACCCTAGCAACTCCACGAGAATCATTGGTTTCTCTGTGCAGATCCAGAAACAGAAAGCAGATAAGTCAAGATGATTTGCCCATAAAGTTTTCAGTCTTTGAAATTAGTGAAGATGATGAGTAA
- the LOC104450412 gene encoding cellulose synthase-like protein E1 isoform X2 yields MGGEGYIPLFETTRGRGTVVYRVFASTIFLGICMIWAYRVSHVPSEPEHGPIWVWFGLLAAELWFGLYWVLTQACRWSLIYRRTFKDRLSRRYEKDLPGVDIFVCTADPAIEPPMMVINTVLSAMAYDYPPEKMSIYLSDDAGSDITYYALLEASQFAKHWIPFCRKFMVEPRSPAAFFRSPSSDQLCADSENEELSAIKKLYEDMKNRIETAHELGRISEDICSKHKEFSQWDSYSSRRDHDTFLEILIDRTTRKAMDAEGNALPTLVYMAREKRPQYFHNFKAGAMNALIRVSSAISNGRIILNVDCDMYSNNSESIKDALCFFMDEERGDEIAYVQFPQSFENVTRNEQYSSSLRVISEVEFHGLDGQGGVLYIGSGCFHRRDILCGKKISRWSENSGIEQNGGIYKPEELKKLASCSYEENTEWGREMGLKYGCPVEDVITGLSIQYRGGRSVYFNPKRNAFLGIVPTTLLQSLVQHKRWSEGDLQILLSRYSPAWHGVGRISPGLTMCYLTYCLWAPNCLPTLYYTIIPSLCLLKGISLFPEVTSPWFIPFGYVIFSKYAYSLAEYLWSGGTFLGWWNDQRMWLYKRTSSYLFAVIDTVVKLLGFSETAFVITSKVAEEGVARRYEKEMMEFGATSPMFTILTTLALLNLVCFLGTAVKGLVSGGAGFFGSMSLQAMLCAVLILINVPIYHGILRKDEGKMPISTTMDSQAPGYMLTVVLGLFLSLHAVSGIRFMIDREDCFSHDVQYEGDTVHASFVVIKSDSSWHYSQEGVDLVVKGPSGEQIQDFHDKISEKFEFVAHHKGVHRFCFTNKSPYHETIDFDVHVGHFTFYDQHAKDEHFNPLLEQIGKLEEALYNIQFEQHWLEAETERQAIVNDAMSRRAVHKAFFESAALIGASVLQVYLLRRLFERKLGISRV; encoded by the exons atgggaggTGAGGGGTATATTCCGTTGTTCGAGACTACAAGGGGCAGAGGGACGGTGGTGTATAGGGTGTTTGCGAGCACCATATTCCTGGGGATATGCATGATCTGGGCTTACAGAGTAAGCCATGTGCCAAGCGAACCGGAGCACGGTCCGATCTGGGTTTGGTTCGGCCTGCTCGCCGCCGAGCTGTGGTTCGGCCTTTACTGGGTCCTCACGCAGGCGTGCCGCTGGAGCCTCATCTATCGCCGCACCTTCAAGGATCGGCTCTCTcgcag GTATGAAAAGGATCTCCCTGGAGTGGACATATTTGTGTGCACGGCGGACCCCGCCATCGAGCCGCCGATGATGGTGATCAATACGGTCTTATCTGCGATGGCTTATGATTACCCACCGGAAAAGATGAGCATCTATCTTTCGGACGATGCTGGTTCGGACATCACCTATTACGCTCTATTGGAAGCTTCTCAATTTGCCAAGCACTGGATTCCGTTCTGCCGAAAATTCATGGTGGAGCCCAGATCGCCAGCGGCTTTTTTTCGATCACCGTCCAGTGATCAACTTTGTGCCGATAGTGAAAATGAGGAATTGTCGGCTATCAAG AAATTATATGAAGACATGAAGAATAGGATTGAAACCGCCCACGAGCTCGGCCGGATCTCCGAGGATATCTGCTCAAAACATAAGGAGTTCTCTCAATGGGATTCATATAGTTCTCGACGCGATCACGACACGTTTCTTGAG ATACTGATAGATAGGACGACCCGGAAGGCCATGGATGCCGAAGGCAATGCGCTGCCTACACTGGTTTACATGGCTCGTGAAAAGAGACCGCAATATTTTCATAACTTCAAGGCTGGAGCCATGAATGCGCTG ATAAGGGTGTCATCAGCTATAAGCAACGGGAGGATCATTCTCAATGTCGACTGTGACATGTACTCGAACAACTCAGAGTCGATAAAAGACGCACTTTGCTTTTTCATGGATGAAGAAAGAGGGGATGAGATCGCCTACGTGCAGTTCCCGCAAAGCTTCGAGAATGTCACCAGGAATGAACAGTATAGCAGTTCATTAAGAGTGATTTCTGAG GTGGAATTTCATGGCTTGGATGGTCAAGGAGGTGTGCTTTATATTGGAAGCGGGTGCTTTCACAGGCGAGACATTCTTTGCGGAAAGAAGATCAGCAGATGGAGTGAAAACAGCGGAATCGAACAAAATGGAGGTATTTATAAACCAGAAGAGCTCAAGAAACTTGCAAGCTGCAGCTATGAGGAGAACACTGAATGGGGAAGAGAG ATGGGCTTAAAGTACGGTTGTCCGGTGGAAGACGTGATCACAGGGTTATCGATCCAGTACCGAGGAGGGAGATCCGTCTACTTCAACCCCAAGAGGAATGCATTCCTAGGCATCGTGCCGACCACGTTGCTCCAGTCGCTCGTGCAGCACAAGAGATGGTCAGAGGGCGATCTCCAGATCTTGCTGTCCCGGTACAGCCCAGCATGGCACGGGGTCGGGAGGATCAGCCCCGGCCTCACGATGTGCTATCTCACCTATTGCCTCTGGGCTCCTAATTGCTTGCCTACTCTCTATTACACTATCATCCCCTCACTTTGCCTCCTGAAAGGCATTTCGTTGTTTCCAGag GTTACGAGCCCATGGTTTATTCCATTTGGATACGTCATCTTTTCCAAGTACGCTTATAGTTTGGCAGAGTACCTCTGGTCTGGCGGCACGTTCCTTGGTTGGTGGAACGACCAGAGAATGTGGCTCTACAAAAGGACTAGCTCTTACCTCTTCGCCGTCATCGACACCGTGGTGAAACTGCTGGGTTTCTCGGAGACAGCATTCGTGATCACTTCGAAGGTGGCCGAAGAAGGAGTCGCGCGGCGGTACGAGAAGGAGATGATGGAGTTCGGGGCCACGTCCCCGATGTTCACCATATTGACCACCCTCGCTTTGCTCAACTTGGTTTGCTTCCTCGGCACGGCAGTGAAGGGGCTCGTGTCTGGGGGTGCCGGGTTCTTCGGTTCAATGTCACTGCAAGCAATGTTGTGTGCAGTTCTGATTCTTATCAATGTGCCAATCTACCATGGCATTCTAAGGAAGGATGAGGGCAAGATGCCAATTTCTACAACA ATGGATTCTCAAGCACCTGGTTATATGTTGACTGTGGTTCTGGGGCTATTTCTATCCCTACATGCGGTATCTGGAATTAGATTCATGATTGATAGGGAAGATTGCTTCTCCCATGATGTTCAGTATGAGGGGGATACTGTTCATGCATCGTTCGTGGTGATCAAATCTGATTCATCTTGGCATTACAGTCAAGAAGGTGTTGATCTTGTG GTGAAAGGACCTTCTGGTGAACAgattcaagattttcacgacaagaTCAGTGAGAAATTTGAGTTTGTGGCTCACCATAAGGGTGTTCATCGGTTCTGCTTTACTAACAAGTCTCCTTATCATGAAACCATCGACTTTGATGTACACGTTGGCCATTTTACATTCTACGATCAGCATGCAAAGGACG AGCATTTCAACCCCTTGTTGGAACAGATAGGGAAGCTGGAGGAGGCTCTCTACAACATTCAGTTTGAGCAGCATTGGCTGGAGGCTGAGACTGAGCGTCAAGCAATTG TGAACGACGCGATGAGCAGAAGGGCAGTCCATAAGGCTTTCTTCGAGTCAGCAGCACTTATCGGGGCGAGTGTTCTCCAAGTTTACCTTCTCCGCCGCCTTTTTGAGAGGAAGCTTGGTATCTCTCGAGTTTAA
- the LOC104450415 gene encoding uncharacterized protein LOC104450415 isoform X1: MDQLLNCGIDGSMLLWPFTRDTACINLIAGCGGDGFGMRVLERAHYNCFPEIGEIRVDGVMVERRSCLYYLPNSMPIKYAFQGIEGSWFIHLDITCLESLSQPCLQHCIAIADHVSDVCDTDPLKSQSLLLPDKIQRMDKYGAKGSHYSKPLLPQLQRDIHGAKKKKRSNHRWEGCSEENRSNVVDKNWHSRTEENPFTGIQSSPKGTSEVAQLNERKSSPHNEHSNATSSEVISVGGIINRYFTNFSEVNSFGSPSSPDFQSRALRLQSKSKLNYNCPSIQVDTSAEFAVQTPPRLLTTLSSTEPSPGSLSNSVRRSRVGKSLIMASHNFGTLATPRESLVSLCRSRNRKQISQDDLPIKFSVFEISEDDE; the protein is encoded by the exons ATGGATCAATTGCTAAACTGTGGCATTGATGGGTCCATGCTGTTGTGGCCGTTTACCAGAGATACAGCTTGCATAAATCTCATTGCGGGCTGTGGTGGCGATGGATTTGGAATGA GGGTCCTTGAGAGAGCTCACTACAATTGCTTTCCAGAAATAGGAGAGATAAGGGTTGATGGAGTGATGGTGGAGCGAAGGTCATGCCTCTATTACCTGCCCAATTCAATGCCAATAAAATATGCTTTCCAGGGAATTGAAGGGTCCTGGTTTATCCACTTGGATATAACATGTTTAGAAAGTTTAAGTCAGCCATGCTTGCAACACTGCATAGCTATAGCTGATCATGTCTCAGATGTTTGTGACACTGACCCTTTGAAATCTCAGAGCCTTCTCTTGCCCGATAAGATTCAGAGAATGGACAAATATGGAGCCAAGGGATCTCACTACAGTAAACCTCTATTACCACAGCTTCAAAGGGATATTCATGgtgcaaagaaaaagaagagaagtaaCCATAGATGGGAAGGTTGCTCTGAAGAAAATAGATCTAACGTAGTCGACAAGAACTGGCATTCTAGAACTGAAGAAAATCCATTTACTGGCATTCAGAGTTCTCCAAAAGGCACAAGTGAGGTTGCGCAACTGAATGAAAGGAAATCCAGCCCGCATAATGAGCACTCTAACGCAACATCATCAGAAGTTATATCAGTTGGTGGTATCATTAATAGATACTTTACAAATTTCAGTGAGGTGAACAGTTTTGGCAGCCCTTCTAGCCCTGATTTTCAGTCTAGAGCATTAAGACTACAATCGAAGAGTAAACTTAATTATAACTGCCCAAGCATTCAAGTGGATACTTCAGCAGAGTTTGCAGTTCAAACACCCCCAAGACTGTTGACTACCTTGTCTTCAACTGAGCCTAGCCCTGGCAGTTTAAGCAATTCTGTTAGAAGAAGCAGAGTTGGGAAATCCTTAATTATGGCCTCCCATAATTTTGGTACCCTAGCAACTCCACGAGAATCATTGGTTTCTCTGTGCAGATCCAGAAACAGAAAGCAGATAAGTCAAGATGATTTGCCCATAAAGTTTTCAGTCTTTGAAATTAGTGAAGATGATGAGTAA
- the LOC104450412 gene encoding transmembrane emp24 domain-containing protein p24beta2 isoform X1 produces the protein MDSQAPGYMLTVVLGLFLSLHAVSGIRFMIDREDCFSHDVQYEGDTVHASFVVIKSDSSWHYSQEGVDLVVKGPSGEQIQDFHDKISEKFEFVAHHKGVHRFCFTNKSPYHETIDFDVHVGHFTFYDQHAKDEHFNPLLEQIGKLEEALYNIQFEQHWLEAETERQAIVNDAMSRRAVHKAFFESAALIGASVLQVYLLRRLFERKLGISRV, from the exons ATGGATTCTCAAGCACCTGGTTATATGTTGACTGTGGTTCTGGGGCTATTTCTATCCCTACATGCGGTATCTGGAATTAGATTCATGATTGATAGGGAAGATTGCTTCTCCCATGATGTTCAGTATGAGGGGGATACTGTTCATGCATCGTTCGTGGTGATCAAATCTGATTCATCTTGGCATTACAGTCAAGAAGGTGTTGATCTTGTG GTGAAAGGACCTTCTGGTGAACAgattcaagattttcacgacaagaTCAGTGAGAAATTTGAGTTTGTGGCTCACCATAAGGGTGTTCATCGGTTCTGCTTTACTAACAAGTCTCCTTATCATGAAACCATCGACTTTGATGTACACGTTGGCCATTTTACATTCTACGATCAGCATGCAAAGGACG AGCATTTCAACCCCTTGTTGGAACAGATAGGGAAGCTGGAGGAGGCTCTCTACAACATTCAGTTTGAGCAGCATTGGCTGGAGGCTGAGACTGAGCGTCAAGCAATTG TGAACGACGCGATGAGCAGAAGGGCAGTCCATAAGGCTTTCTTCGAGTCAGCAGCACTTATCGGGGCGAGTGTTCTCCAAGTTTACCTTCTCCGCCGCCTTTTTGAGAGGAAGCTTGGTATCTCTCGAGTTTAA
- the LOC104450415 gene encoding uncharacterized protein LOC104450415 isoform X2, whose protein sequence is MSSPPPRAAEVPVFTVTGIGTRIAVSVAPTITASDLKRVLERAHYNCFPEIGEIRVDGVMVERRSCLYYLPNSMPIKYAFQGIEGSWFIHLDITCLESLSQPCLQHCIAIADHVSDVCDTDPLKSQSLLLPDKIQRMDKYGAKGSHYSKPLLPQLQRDIHGAKKKKRSNHRWEGCSEENRSNVVDKNWHSRTEENPFTGIQSSPKGTSEVAQLNERKSSPHNEHSNATSSEVISVGGIINRYFTNFSEVNSFGSPSSPDFQSRALRLQSKSKLNYNCPSIQVDTSAEFAVQTPPRLLTTLSSTEPSPGSLSNSVRRSRVGKSLIMASHNFGTLATPRESLVSLCRSRNRKQISQDDLPIKFSVFEISEDDE, encoded by the exons ATGTCTTCTCCACCGCCTCGTGCGGCGGAGGTGCCGGTGTTCACCGTCACCGGCATCGGCACTCGCATCGCCGTCTCCGTCGCTCCCACCATCACGGCTTCGGACTTAAAGA GGGTCCTTGAGAGAGCTCACTACAATTGCTTTCCAGAAATAGGAGAGATAAGGGTTGATGGAGTGATGGTGGAGCGAAGGTCATGCCTCTATTACCTGCCCAATTCAATGCCAATAAAATATGCTTTCCAGGGAATTGAAGGGTCCTGGTTTATCCACTTGGATATAACATGTTTAGAAAGTTTAAGTCAGCCATGCTTGCAACACTGCATAGCTATAGCTGATCATGTCTCAGATGTTTGTGACACTGACCCTTTGAAATCTCAGAGCCTTCTCTTGCCCGATAAGATTCAGAGAATGGACAAATATGGAGCCAAGGGATCTCACTACAGTAAACCTCTATTACCACAGCTTCAAAGGGATATTCATGgtgcaaagaaaaagaagagaagtaaCCATAGATGGGAAGGTTGCTCTGAAGAAAATAGATCTAACGTAGTCGACAAGAACTGGCATTCTAGAACTGAAGAAAATCCATTTACTGGCATTCAGAGTTCTCCAAAAGGCACAAGTGAGGTTGCGCAACTGAATGAAAGGAAATCCAGCCCGCATAATGAGCACTCTAACGCAACATCATCAGAAGTTATATCAGTTGGTGGTATCATTAATAGATACTTTACAAATTTCAGTGAGGTGAACAGTTTTGGCAGCCCTTCTAGCCCTGATTTTCAGTCTAGAGCATTAAGACTACAATCGAAGAGTAAACTTAATTATAACTGCCCAAGCATTCAAGTGGATACTTCAGCAGAGTTTGCAGTTCAAACACCCCCAAGACTGTTGACTACCTTGTCTTCAACTGAGCCTAGCCCTGGCAGTTTAAGCAATTCTGTTAGAAGAAGCAGAGTTGGGAAATCCTTAATTATGGCCTCCCATAATTTTGGTACCCTAGCAACTCCACGAGAATCATTGGTTTCTCTGTGCAGATCCAGAAACAGAAAGCAGATAAGTCAAGATGATTTGCCCATAAAGTTTTCAGTCTTTGAAATTAGTGAAGATGATGAGTAA